ctgccacgttctggcagaagggcgtgaggtcattgaatgcacgggtcccatcccgtgccatccagttcgtctcgggataatgtcgtaagggccgaggcattccgtctaccgcgctgctgtggcagggaaacaagacaggacgggcacgccgggccgctctgcggctgcccggtgggccctctccacggcgcgcgttgccagtgcatttatggtgatgaacgaccgggcgtggaacgcattttccacccccggtcatttcacacagaggaaatgatgacgccctttccatttatggtatctcggaactcgtgcccccctcccgttcggggcacgctgctgccgacgggtatttaaagcagccggcggcacggAAGAAAGCAAGtgtagaaaaaaaagataagcttCGGAAAAGGAAACAATTGCTCATaaacagagaagagaagatcgagagcaccaaAAAAAAGCCGGCGGCTACacacaggccgaagaacaaggagccccaggctctaagatagataaacattcttgtaatcagcaacatccttgaggtttttttctcaggacatttatagtatccatacatgagtagggtgttatgccccCGTGCgatccgaacctgtctaaccgtcggtgcatttactccgttccatattagatcattccatcccaccggccatcgcattcatacccatttatttctccggtgaacatattcaggatcatccccccggccgaatctctaaaaaggggtctcctaggatccctacgacagaagttaaccctccgacacaagtgatcgaaagagaggctagtagtgagaccttgccttggtggctcatcaggcttgaggtcttgccttggtggctcggtggctcaagagtcatgaccaaGTGCCgactgagagcatatccttggtagagctttaacgtggactagggatgatattaatgccatcgataccacatgataaaaatcccttgtatcGAGTCTTTAtgtctaccttatttacgttttcgtatttacatacttgtaatttatcttgctatagtaggttgtaatcctcttgagcggtagaatagacacattagataaacctagagtacatttagatagaaattaaggtaGATTTATCCTGTAAGATTTTTGGAGTCAATTTGATTTagatttctaagtgtcataatttacgtctttcttaggacatcaccgttcctcacagaGTGATGGCAATAGGCTTGTACAGGGATGCAAAACCCTTATCTTCATGACTTAAGCTTCGAAGTAAAGACGGTGCAAATGACCAGAAGAGAAACTGGTGATGAGATCTTACCTTGGTAGTTTTGTGACTCATCCGACTTGAGACCATTGTCTTGGTAGCTTGTTAGTTCAAGAGTTGTGGCCGGAAGAGTTTTAGCGATCGGGAATATATTTTtgatggagctccaacatgaactagAGTTGatatttataccatcgatatcatATAATAAAAATCTTTTGCACTGAGttttctctctatcttatttatattttcatatttacttacttgcaatttaacttTTAGATAGGTTACACtcttttttaaataatagagTATATATACTtagataaatttaaaatatatttagatagaattaatatagatttatcatatagattttttagagtcaaatagtttaaataattttaaatgttCTAATCACACAATGCCTGGCAGTAGCCGTATCTGTTGTGCACGGTGCAATTGTTACTAATCACTAGCTAATCGACCTTGGATTAAGAGGTGAGAGCACAGAGTACTTGTATCGACCAAATCCATTCTACATTCGAAAAGCTGAGTGCGGACCGATCTCTCCAAGCTCTGAGTTTCATTTCAGGATAAACTGCGACGTGCTGTTCACTTCACGTGACCGGGCACAATATCACCGGAAAGCTGACCAATACCTAAAGTGATTGGTACTGCCCTCCGGCCATCTCCCATCCATGGCAGCCTGGCACACTGCCCCACTCGCGCGCCGCCCTGCAGGCTGCAGTGCTGTCCTCCCGCGGCGGACGGAAGAAACAGGCACACCACCGCGCGCGCCGGCGCCACCACCCATGTGTACCGGCAGAACCCGATGCCGTCTTTGCTTGCGTCGTCCACCTGTGCGCCTCGCCTCGGCAAGGCTCCATGCCCAGGCCACTTGCTCATTTTAGCAGCTCAGTCGTCCCAGCCGGTGATATCGACGGAGTGCAGGATCCTCTTGAACACTTTTGTGGATGACGAATATATGCGCGAGATAAGGAGATAGGCGTGACTCTTGCGCGCGGGGGCAAGGGGAGCCTTGCTTTTTTCAGCAAACGCCAGAGGAGGAATATCAAGAACACATCAGTCAGACTGAAATAGCCTGCTCGACGTTCACAGATTCCCTGTCGAAGCTCCATTGTTTCATCTCTGATTTAGTTTTCTATTGGAGAACTGATGCTTAGTGTCATCCTAGTTGCTTGACAAAACTCATATATAGCGTATGCATGGCATGAACGGATGCAAAATTTAAAACTTAGATAGGGGGCAAGAATATGTGTGCTCATTCATGCATACCAGTAGAGGGTACAAATGCTCTGCCTGGCTCTACAAGGAAAGTACACACGAAATTGATCAGCCAGGTGTACCCGCTTTCACATTTGTGGAGAGGGGACTATACAAAGCGAACGACCTCGCCAATCACCACTAAAGGGATGAGCCGAGCGCGATTAGACTAAAATCATGTGTCCATCCGCGCCGCGCGCGTGTCCCCGCGCGCCGGGGGTTAAGCCGGCGCGTGCCCCGCGGGTGCCCAGGTGGCCGCTCCCCCCGCCGTCCGATCCCACCCACGGACGCCCGTGACGCACCGGTGcactcctcctcgtcgcccaAAGCCCGCACCATGGTTGTAGTACACTAGTACGAGGAGCAACGGAGGTCGGAGCGTGAACGGAATATAAATGGGGGCGAGCAGGGTCAAGCGCTACCATCCAAGAACCAAGAATCTCTAAAGGCGCCGCTCCCGTCTACCGCAGGCAGCAGCGAAGCACCCATCGGCTTCAGCGACCGATCGGAATCCAGTGGAGCAGAGAGACTTAGTAGAGAACCGCATGGCGTCGCTGAAGCcgccggtggcggcggaggagcagCAGGCGGCGGAGATGGAGGCGAAGGTGGAGCGGTGCCCTGTGGAGGAGGTGGCGCTGGTGGTGCCGGAGACTGACGACCCGTCGGTGCCGGTGATGACATTCCGGGCGTGGACGCTGGGGCTGGGCTCCTGCGTCCTGCTCATCTTCCTCAACACCTTCTTCACGTACCGCACGCAGCCGCTCACCATCTCGGGGATCCTCGCCCAGATCCTCGTGCTCCCCGCCGGACGCTTCATGGCCGCCGTGCTGCCCGACCGCGAGGTCAGGATCCTCGGCGGCCGCCTCGGCAGCTTCAACCTCAACCCGGGCCCCTTCAACGTCAAGGAGCAcgtcatcatcaccatcttcgCCAACTGCGGTGTCTcctacggcggcggcgacgcatATTCCATCGGCGCCATCACCGTCATGAAGGCCTACTACAAGCAGACGCTAAGCTTCGTCTGCGCCCTCCTCATTGTCCTCACAACACAGGTACGTAAGGTTAGGGTATTGATACATACATGagttgtgtttggttggttgaactGCATCATCCCGTTTAGGATGAAATAGTTTAGATTTTTAAATATATCGAGGAAATATTGTACGGAGTCGTGTGCCAAAATCGGCCCAAGGATCTCGTCATGTCAATTTAGCTAATCACTTAAAGTTAATATGATTAGTGATTATTGATAGTTATTAAGgatttttagttaaatattagttataatTAAATGTTATTAACTATAACTAATTATTATTGTAGGTATTTAATGATAGTTATAAACAATTTAAGTTATAATTAATTGGaattagtaatgattagtactaattaacatagtttattgatgataacaaatataaaaattattatttttaaataattatgcTATACATAGATATAATACATAATTTTTAAATAACTAAATACGTTCTCATATCATCCAATACATCAAACCAAACACATTCTCATACAATCACATATATCTAACCGAACATCCTACTTAGTAACACTTCATACATAACCATCCCATCCCATTTAGCTTCtttcaatcaaccaaacataCCTTACTTGCCTTGCTAGCTAGTTCCAAGGCTTCACTTGACTGTGGCAAAGATTAACACACACTAAAAATAATCCGGCTCAATCAAATTAAACTGTTCACTAATTTATTCAGTTTAATCCTTTTTAATGGTAAAATATACTTACGTAAGCATAAATGATCATCGCAAAAATTGTAAGCATAAAAAATCATCGCAAAAAAGCGTAAgcgttaaaaaaaaatctatatcgCTGGTACTTAGAATTGACTAGTttcttctagttcatttcatcTTTGGCACGCGAATGTAGCGTGTACACTAGTCTAAATTAAACCAATCAAGATTGTGTTCTTACCACCAATCATGGCCCGGGGAAGAAAGCGCAAAAAGGGGTCTGAAAAATCTTACGCCCATAACGCACCATGAGATCATGCATGGACTAGAGGGCCTACAAATTATTGGCAAGTTTTTGTTAGCTTTTGCACACACGTGTCTTTGTAAATTCACAGTGGGGAACTTTGGAATTCGTGTCTAATTGCTGGTTCTAGTTGTAAAATATGGGTATTTATCTAGTCAACATTCGTAGTTTAGTCTCACATCATGGAGTATCATGAAGAAGAGACTGATTAGTGATTAACAAATctttataaaattcatattgGGGATGCTTAAAAGTCCTGTCTGACTCTAGTTGTAAAAAAACATGGGTAATCGTTAGCCAACATTTCGCAATACAGTATAAAATCATGGAATGTCATGAAGAGACTGGTTAGTGATTAACAAATCCAAAAGAAAAGAGTTGGTGTGCATCATCTGAATAAAATGGAGAGGCAAGAGATGCTGATGTACTGCAGAGTGTCGCCGTTTTGCATGACTAGTGTAGTACAATCTGAACTTGGTCGTTGCACGCTGCAGATACTTGGGTACGGCTGGGCTGGAATGCTGAGGAGGTACCTGGTCAACCCTGCGGAGATGTGGTGGCCTTCTAATCTTGCCCAGGTCTCACTCTTCAGGTGATTAAACTCTTAAGCACCCTGGTAACCAACTCGATTAGTTGCAGTACTAGCTAGCTAATACTGTGTGTGAGTGGGCGCTATTGCGCTAATGCTCTTTGGGTGCATGCAGGGCGCTGCACGAgaaggaggagggcggcggGAAATCGAGGGGCCCGTCGCGGATGCGCTTCTTCCTCATCGTCTTCTTCGCGAGCTTCGCCTACTACGCGCTGCCGGGGTACCTGCTGCCGATCCTGACATTCTTCTCGTGGGCGTGCTGGGTGTGGCCGCACAGCATAACGGCGCAACAGGTCGGGTCCGGGTACCACGGCCTCGGCGTCGGAGCCTTCACGCTCGACTGGGCAGGCATCTCAGCATACCACGGCAGTCCGTTGGTGGCGCCGTGGGCGTCCATCGCCAACACGGCTGTGGGATTCGTCATGTTCATCTACGTCATCGTGCCGCTCTGCTACTGGCGGTTCAACACGTTCGACGCGCGCAGGTTCCCCATCTTCTCCAACCAGCTCTTCACGGCGTCCGGGCAGAAGTACGACACCACCAAGGTGCTCACCAGGGATTACGACCTCAACGTCGCCGCCTACGAGAGCTACGGCAAGCTCTACCTCAGCCCGCTCTTCGCCATTTCCATCGGCTCTGGCTTCCTGCGATTCACGGCCACCATCGTCCACGTTCTGCTCTTCCACGGCAGGTACGTGCATACACTTTTTCGTTGGTGTCATCATGCATTGATGATGATCGAGCTTGCTAATCTTGTTTCGTCGGTGCTGATCATGGTGCTCTTGGACTCATCCATGAACTGTTGTTGTGTTCCGTGCACAGCGACATGTGGAGACAGAGCAGGTCGGCGATGAACGCGGTGAACCAGGACGTGCACGCGAAACTGATGCAGAGGTACAAGCAGGTTCCGCAGTGGTGGTTCCTCGTGCTGCTGCTGGGTAGCGTGGTGGTGTCGCTGCTCATGTCCTTCGTATGGAAGGAGGAGGTGCAGCTGCCGTGGTGGGGGATGCTCTTCGCCTTCGCGCTCGCCTTCATCGTCACCCTCCCCATCGGCGTCATCCAGGCCACCACAAACCAGGCACGCAGCTGATCGTGTCTCGATCTATTGTCTTGCATCATATCGTCATCACCATTGCCGACATCATCGTCAGCTTCGTCTGATTTTGCTGTTTCTTGATGAAATATTTGCAGCAACCGGGGTACGACATCATCGCGCAGTTCATGATCGGCTACGCGCTGCCCGGCAAGCCCATCGCCAACCTGCTCTTCAAGATTTACGGCCGGATCAGCACCGTGCACGCGCTCTCGTTCCTCGCGGACCTCAAGCTCGGCCACTACATGAAGATCCCTCCACGGTGCATGTACACCGCCCAGGTAGTGATCTCAGGTTCAGACACGCGGTCCATTTCGGCCGTCGTCACATGAAACTAATCCTGAACATGTATGCACGGCGTGCGTGCGTCGCAGCTGGTGGGGACGGTGGTCGCCGGAGTGGTGAACCTGGCGGTGGCGTGGTGGATGCTGGATAACATCGAGAATATCTGTGACGTCGAGGCGCTGCACCCGGACAGCCCATGGACTTGCCCCAAGTACCGCGTCACGTTCGACGCGTCGGTGATCTGGGGCCTGATCGGCCCCGAGCGGCTCTTCGGCACGCACGGGCTGTACCGCAACCTGGTGTGGCTGTTCCTGGTCGGCGCCGTGCTCCCGGTGCCGGTGTGGCTGCTGAGCAGGGCATTCCCGGAGAAGAAGTGGATCGCGCTCATCAACGTGCCCGTCATCTCGTACGGGTTCGCCGGGATGCCGCCGGCCACGCCCACCAACATCGCCAGCTGGCTCGTCACCGGCACCATCTTCAACTACTTCGTGTTCAGGTACCGCAAGGGGTGGTGGCAGAAGTACAACTACGTGCTCTCGGCGGCGCTCGACGCCGGCACGGCGTTCATGGGGGTGCTCATCTTCTTCGCGCTCCAGAACGCGCACCACGAGCTCAAGTGGTGGGGGACGGAGGTGGATCACTGCCCGCTCGCCTCCTGCCCCACCGCGCCGGGCATCGCCGTCAAGGGCTGCCCGGTGTTCTAAGTTCTAAGCTGAGTAGCTGGCCGTAGCAGTCCATGCATCGATTAACCGGTGCAGTGCTTGTCACTCGTGAATGTGACAAATCGTTTCACCACAAAGATACACTATATCAGTGGTGGATTCagagggagaagaaaaaagtGACTATACAACAACCCAGTGTTCTAACACCCGAATGTTGAGCCATTGGATCTGTAACCAACTGATCAGATTTGATGTAACTAAAGACTTAGCACTTTCGATGTTTGTGTAAATTGCCATGAGACATAACTCACCATTATTTGAAGTAGTCACCATATCAAGCGTTCCGCACGGTGCCCTTCCTACATTTTAAGAAATTTTCAAGGATCATCAACGCAGCTTGAGAAAGGGAAGTTATTCGAGAATCATCAGAGTAGAAGTGCCAAATGGGCGGCCTCACAGTCCGGCTAAGCTACGTTAGAGCAGGGCAAATGGACGGTCTAGACCTGGTAACGGAACATCCTATTAGGCATGGCATGGTTTGACCTGGTTAGCTGTGTCGTGCTGACCCGCGTGCGGGGTATTTAACGTAGGCACGATCCATGTAAGACTCGTGTCGACTCATAGCACGGTAAGCAAGATGGATCAACTTCAGTCCCTTAAGCACGTTTAGCCTGTTAGCATGTGAAAaatcaaaacattttaaaaaaaattgaaaaacataaaaatcaggaaaacttaaaaaaaaaggaaaaataatagaatGGGTGCTGCGTGCTGCCTATTTATAGTAGGCCAAATGACAAATAGCCGAATATATCATTGTCGTGGctctttaaataaaaaaattctagaaaattcagaaaaaaactttttaaaaaataggaaaaaaaacatagaaaaaagCATAGACACAGTGCCACAGGCCGCCCCGGGCTGTGCTGTGCTTGAGCTATGCCCACGGTAGCAAGCCATGTGTCGGCCCATTAAAACTGGCCCTTTTGGCCAACTTTAGGCTATGTGGACGTGTCGATGACACGGGGCAAGGGGGAGAGGGGCAACGTTTAGGAGTGTGTTGATGTGGAAGTGGAGCGTGCATAATGGTGGATTGGtatttgtcggagggtgaactcctcaagcggggatccggagggaccatctttgagattcggccgggggatgattctgaatctacctcgtatgtgaaataaatgggaataaatgagatgcaggtggagtggatgatcagatgcaggaggaagtaaatgctcagggttttttttgacaagttcgggccgcacggagcgtaataccctactcctgtgtgtatgctataaatgctcagggaatgtctctctgaggatctgctgtgttacaaaggtgtttgtctaagtctagagcttcgtgctccttgttctttatCGGCTTGTCTTCTGAGCTCATATGGTCGAtccccttctccttttcttctggggagcccgcccctcttttatacctgtcggggcgggtagcgtgcccagaaagggtgACGCAAGTTCccagacgccataaatggaaagcaatcatcatgggctgcagcttgaggtgacAGGGAGGGCCCGCTTCggtcttcgtcgtcatcattcTGCTTTTCAGCGgatgcagcggggagggcccgccgggcagccaccgagcaaccccgcgtgcccgcctggtcagagcgagcctgacacagcagggcggcaggcgttatgcctcgagccctgcgatgttatcccgagacgcgctggatgacgtgcgatgggacccgcgcattaaatgtccccacgcctccctgccagactgtggcagggactgacagcaggcgtggggagagtggttggaagtgacaggccacgcacactcttaaatgcagcatcgaacctctcaccaattgacacctcaccgctgagcccttgtggggaccaccggcgaagaatttctcaagtcctcggggaactgtgagtgctcggggactactgtttatagccccgagcactctctcccgaatatgccctttcttggtcctcgggttactcgagtgctcggggaccactgttcatagccccgagcactctctcccggaactatgactactcgggtcctcggggaactcggatactcggagaccactgttcatggccccgagcactctctcctggaactgtgactgctcgggtcctcggggaactcggatgctcggggaccactgtttatggccccgagcaccctctcccggaactgtgactgctcgggtcctcggagaactcgggtgctcggggaccactgtttatggccccgagcaccctctcccggaactgtgactgctcgggtcctcggggaactcaaggtgctcggggaccactgttcatggtcccgagcaccctctcccagaactgtgaCTTCTCCTGTCAtcgggaactcgggtgctcggggaccactgttcatggccccaagcaccctctctcggaacttggccttctcggacctcggggagacaatctccgagggatggcgccacgtggcactctgctgtcctggccttgggactcggggacccctggttcccatgtcaccgacagtattGCCTTACTACTGTGTAACCTTAGCATGCATAATGGCCAAGCTAACTATGAGA
The nucleotide sequence above comes from Phragmites australis chromosome 4, lpPhrAust1.1, whole genome shotgun sequence. Encoded proteins:
- the LOC133915430 gene encoding oligopeptide transporter 3-like, yielding MASLKPPVAAEEQQAAEMEAKVERCPVEEVALVVPETDDPSVPVMTFRAWTLGLGSCVLLIFLNTFFTYRTQPLTISGILAQILVLPAGRFMAAVLPDREVRILGGRLGSFNLNPGPFNVKEHVIITIFANCGVSYGGGDAYSIGAITVMKAYYKQTLSFVCALLIVLTTQILGYGWAGMLRRYLVNPAEMWWPSNLAQVSLFRALHEKEEGGGKSRGPSRMRFFLIVFFASFAYYALPGYLLPILTFFSWACWVWPHSITAQQVGSGYHGLGVGAFTLDWAGISAYHGSPLVAPWASIANTAVGFVMFIYVIVPLCYWRFNTFDARRFPIFSNQLFTASGQKYDTTKVLTRDYDLNVAAYESYGKLYLSPLFAISIGSGFLRFTATIVHVLLFHGSDMWRQSRSAMNAVNQDVHAKLMQRYKQVPQWWFLVLLLGSVVVSLLMSFVWKEEVQLPWWGMLFAFALAFIVTLPIGVIQATTNQQPGYDIIAQFMIGYALPGKPIANLLFKIYGRISTVHALSFLADLKLGHYMKIPPRCMYTAQLVGTVVAGVVNLAVAWWMLDNIENICDVEALHPDSPWTCPKYRVTFDASVIWGLIGPERLFGTHGLYRNLVWLFLVGAVLPVPVWLLSRAFPEKKWIALINVPVISYGFAGMPPATPTNIASWLVTGTIFNYFVFRYRKGWWQKYNYVLSAALDAGTAFMGVLIFFALQNAHHELKWWGTEVDHCPLASCPTAPGIAVKGCPVF